The following are encoded together in the Glycine soja cultivar W05 chromosome 5, ASM419377v2, whole genome shotgun sequence genome:
- the LOC114411129 gene encoding uncharacterized protein LOC114411129: MMDNIFLVQEILRKYARKRSSPRCLLKIDLHKAYDSISWEFLDWMLKSIGFPAQFCIQLSHLAFAYDVMLLSRGDIPSVSTMFAKLQHFCRVSGLSISSDKSSIYSAGIRPHELSHIQQLTWGWSKKSLSYAGKLELIRAVIQGIVNFWMGIFPLPQSVMDRINASCRNFLWGKVDIGKNKPLVT; this comes from the exons ATGATGGACAACATCTTCCTAGTTCAAGAGATTTTGCGCAAATATGCCCGGAAAAGATCCTCTCCGAGATGCCTCCTGAAAATTGACTTGCATAAAGCTTATGATTCCATTTCCTGGGAATTCTTGGATTGGATGCTTAAGTCCATTGGCTTCCCAGCCCAGTTCT GTATTCAACTATCTCATTTGGCTTTTGCATATGATGTTATGCTTCTATCTAGAGGAGATATCCCTTCCGTGTCAACTATGTTTGCCAAGCTTCAGCACTTCTGTAGGGTTTCAGGGCTTTCCATCAGCTCTGATAAATCTTCCATATACTCAGCCGGTATTAGGCCTCATGAGCTTTCTCATATTCAACAGCTTACTTGG GGATGGAGCAAGAAGTCTTTATCTTATGCAGGTAAGTTAGAGTTGATCAGAGCAGTTATTCAAGGAATTGTGAATTTCTGGATGGGGATTTTTCCTTTGCCGCAATCTGTTATGGATCGAATCAATGCTTCGTGCCGTAATTTTCTGTGGGGCAAAGTGGATATTGGCAAAAACAAGCCCTTGGTTACTTAG